A window from Chitinophaga filiformis encodes these proteins:
- a CDS encoding DoxX family protein has protein sequence MIPKWKNIAGWIFRILAAVIMLQTLFFKFTAAPESVYIFSKLGMEPWGRIGIGILELIASILLLIPYTVAYGAVLGLGLMSGALFFHLTRLGIVVQDDSGQLFIYALMVFISCLVAAIIYSAQILRLFPFTKDKLL, from the coding sequence ATGATTCCGAAATGGAAGAATATCGCCGGCTGGATATTCAGGATCCTTGCAGCCGTGATCATGCTACAGACCTTGTTCTTCAAGTTCACGGCTGCCCCTGAATCAGTATATATTTTTTCCAAGCTGGGCATGGAGCCATGGGGGCGGATCGGCATAGGCATATTGGAACTCATTGCATCCATCCTGTTGCTGATACCCTACACCGTTGCCTACGGCGCAGTATTGGGACTGGGTTTGATGAGTGGCGCCTTGTTTTTCCACCTCACCCGGCTCGGTATAGTAGTGCAGGATGATTCCGGCCAGCTATTTATTTATGCTTTAATGGTATTTATCAGTTGCCTGGTGGCAGCTATTATTTACAGCGCTCAAATACTTCGTTTATTTCCATTCACAAAAGACAAACTGTTATGA
- a CDS encoding LysE family transporter: MNRNTKLICWAFSISFAGSLPLGTLNLSVANYTLHHDLTGAIGFSAAAIAVEIIIVRLSLLAVSILAGIKRFYTLFKSLICLILIAMAINMFITSGGISGDAHPVISLHPVLAGLILSVVNPLHLPFWMGWTAVLRSKGILEQSSSAYNRLIAGIGAGTALAFTAYGTIGSYLISLIGRQQERLNLMMGIGFLLTALVQIFKMLPAWKKGVYRENSGTDSIV, translated from the coding sequence ATGAACAGAAATACCAAATTAATTTGCTGGGCCTTTTCTATCAGTTTTGCCGGTTCCCTGCCCTTAGGCACCTTAAACCTTAGCGTGGCCAATTATACATTACATCATGATCTGACAGGCGCAATAGGATTCTCTGCCGCCGCCATAGCAGTAGAAATAATCATCGTCCGGCTATCCCTGCTGGCCGTCAGCATACTTGCGGGAATAAAGCGTTTCTATACGTTGTTCAAATCACTTATCTGCCTCATATTAATAGCCATGGCTATTAATATGTTCATTACAAGCGGCGGCATATCAGGGGATGCGCACCCTGTCATCAGCCTGCATCCCGTGTTGGCAGGTTTGATATTAAGCGTTGTCAATCCCTTGCACCTGCCATTCTGGATGGGCTGGACGGCGGTATTGCGATCTAAGGGCATCCTGGAACAAAGCTCCTCCGCCTATAACAGGCTGATTGCTGGCATAGGCGCCGGTACCGCTCTTGCCTTCACCGCATATGGTACTATCGGCAGTTACCTGATTAGCCTGATAGGCCGGCAGCAGGAAAGACTGAACTTAATGATGGGTATTGGCTTTTTGCTTACGGCATTGGTACAAATATTTAAAATGTTGCCAGCATGGAAGAAAGGCGTTTACAGGGAAAACTCGGGGACTGATAGTATAGTGTAG
- a CDS encoding NRDE family protein, with translation MCTVTYIPTSRGIYLTSNRDERTDRSQALPPGQYTRKGTELIYPQDQDAGGSWIALKRNGDAGVLLNGAFSKHQHCPPYRLSRGLIFLQIMEELLPYQGFNTIDLSDIAPFTLVLFSDGQLRECRWDGTCKHTLILDASRPHIWSSATLYNGDAARERKSWFLQWFSSTDPVNTAKVMEFHKNAGKGDLHNGLIINRDNKIRTVSITSIFAGNRKLQMDYLDLQNGTHSTNTVMPASLTTKEGFFRNTLLYLKKIKIRITNWEYWPAYILYGPLYPYWLWLSFKARSLYFFSTANPGIEYSGFVQEKKSDIYKLIPQQYYPRTLLFQAGEPLTTLINALKSAGMRFPLIAKPDVGQKGMQVKLLRSEEELSIYSSRSKVDFLLQEFIDYRQEAGIFYYRIPGQEKGHISGIVGKEYLTVTGDGKSSIEALLIQEDRFLLQLSALKDMYGNFLDTVLPEGLQHILVPYGNHSRGARFTDLHDKMTTALTSTIDRVCREIPGFYYGRLDIKFNSWEEMCEDGKFCIIELNGTGSEPTHIYDPANSLFYAWREICKHWRLLYRISRLNAEQKNAPKMRTSDALKMIKGHYRHLKQLSKV, from the coding sequence ATGTGCACAGTAACCTACATTCCGACGAGCAGGGGGATCTATCTCACTTCAAACAGGGATGAGCGCACGGACAGAAGCCAGGCCCTGCCGCCGGGGCAATATACCAGGAAAGGAACCGAGCTGATATACCCACAGGACCAGGATGCCGGTGGCAGCTGGATAGCGTTGAAAAGAAACGGTGATGCAGGTGTTTTATTGAATGGCGCTTTCAGCAAACACCAGCATTGTCCGCCATACCGGTTGAGCAGGGGATTGATCTTCCTGCAAATAATGGAAGAGCTCCTGCCATATCAGGGGTTCAATACAATTGACCTCAGCGACATCGCACCTTTTACGCTGGTGCTTTTCAGCGATGGTCAACTCCGGGAGTGCCGGTGGGATGGCACCTGCAAGCATACGCTTATTTTAGATGCTTCCAGGCCTCATATCTGGTCATCTGCCACATTGTACAACGGCGATGCTGCCAGGGAGAGAAAAAGCTGGTTCCTGCAATGGTTTTCATCCACTGATCCGGTAAATACCGCGAAGGTCATGGAATTCCATAAAAATGCGGGAAAAGGCGATCTGCACAATGGATTGATCATCAACAGGGATAATAAGATCCGCACCGTCAGCATTACTTCCATCTTCGCCGGTAACCGCAAATTACAAATGGACTATCTCGACTTACAGAACGGTACGCATAGTACAAATACAGTTATGCCTGCGTCACTGACAACAAAAGAAGGTTTTTTCAGGAATACATTATTGTACCTGAAGAAAATAAAGATAAGGATCACGAACTGGGAATACTGGCCTGCCTACATATTGTATGGACCACTTTATCCGTATTGGCTCTGGCTAAGCTTCAAGGCGCGTTCGCTGTACTTCTTCAGCACGGCGAATCCCGGTATCGAATATTCGGGCTTTGTGCAGGAGAAGAAAAGTGATATTTATAAGTTGATACCACAACAATACTACCCCCGGACCCTCCTATTTCAAGCGGGTGAGCCGCTTACAACATTGATAAATGCATTGAAAAGCGCAGGGATGCGCTTTCCGCTGATTGCCAAACCGGATGTCGGTCAGAAGGGCATGCAGGTCAAGTTGCTGCGATCCGAAGAGGAATTAAGCATTTACAGCAGCCGGAGTAAGGTCGACTTCCTGTTGCAGGAGTTTATAGATTACCGGCAGGAAGCGGGCATCTTTTACTACCGTATTCCGGGGCAGGAAAAGGGACATATTTCAGGAATAGTAGGGAAAGAGTACCTGACAGTAACCGGCGATGGCAAGTCAAGCATTGAAGCGCTGCTGATACAGGAAGATCGTTTTCTATTACAGCTATCAGCACTGAAAGACATGTATGGTAATTTTCTTGACACGGTGCTGCCTGAAGGATTACAACATATCCTGGTCCCTTATGGAAATCATAGCCGGGGGGCCAGGTTTACAGACCTCCATGATAAGATGACAACTGCGCTGACCTCAACGATAGACAGGGTATGCAGGGAGATACCCGGATTTTATTATGGCCGGTTGGACATCAAGTTCAACAGCTGGGAGGAAATGTGTGAAGACGGAAAATTCTGTATTATAGAGCTTAACGGCACAGGCAGCGAACCGACGCATATCTACGATCCTGCCAATTCCCTGTTCTATGCGTGGAGAGAGATCTGTAAACACTGGCGGCTGCTCTACCGGATCAGCCGGTTAAATGCAGAACAAAAAAATGCGCCGAAGATGAGGACCAGCGATGCCCTAAAGATGATAAAGGGCCATTACAGGCATTTGAAGCAGCTAAGCAAAGTATGA
- a CDS encoding RidA family protein → MKTFIVVTISSILSLFAITTHGQTTSAQTRPFSNYTMHKGLVFVSGQIGIGAKDHQHVGFSEEVHQALKNVDAILQQAGSSLSQVMSVTVYLRSLDHFDEFNSVYKQYFHSPYPARTCVAVNDLVQNANVEISVIAGK, encoded by the coding sequence ATCGCTGTTCGCGATAACTACACATGGACAAACGACAAGTGCTCAAACCAGGCCATTTAGTAACTATACAATGCATAAGGGACTGGTATTTGTGTCCGGACAAATTGGTATCGGAGCTAAAGACCATCAGCACGTTGGATTTAGTGAAGAGGTACACCAGGCGCTAAAGAATGTTGACGCTATCTTACAACAGGCTGGTAGCTCTCTTTCGCAGGTAATGAGTGTAACCGTGTATCTGCGCAGTTTGGATCATTTCGATGAGTTCAATAGTGTTTACAAACAATATTTCCACTCACCATATCCTGCCAGGACCTGCGTAGCTGTAAATGATCTTGTGCAAAATGCGAATGTCGAGATCAGTGTCATTGCCGGCAAATAG
- a CDS encoding DinB family protein: MIGQITQPVSDLIYQLRALLEGLTDEQYVTKVPLLSHASIGQHTRHIIEFFLELDRGYDTGCVNYDARERDYSIETQRACALERLQHIASFILKPDKPLILMSDYSQGDKAPLRVLTNYQRELVYNLEHTVHHMALLRIGATMISTVDLPEGFGVAASTIKYRKTCAQ, from the coding sequence ATGATCGGACAGATAACACAACCGGTGTCAGACTTAATTTATCAGCTGAGAGCATTACTGGAAGGCCTTACAGATGAACAATATGTCACAAAGGTTCCCCTGTTGTCGCATGCTTCTATCGGTCAACACACCAGGCATATTATTGAATTCTTCCTGGAGCTTGACAGGGGATATGATACCGGTTGTGTTAACTACGACGCCAGGGAGCGGGATTACAGTATAGAAACGCAACGTGCCTGTGCACTGGAAAGGTTGCAGCACATTGCCTCCTTTATCCTGAAACCGGACAAGCCTTTGATATTGATGAGTGATTACAGTCAGGGCGATAAGGCGCCCCTGCGGGTACTAACCAACTATCAGCGGGAACTGGTGTATAACCTGGAGCACACTGTTCATCATATGGCCCTTTTGAGGATCGGCGCAACCATGATATCGACGGTTGATCTACCGGAGGGTTTCGGCGTAGCAGCATCCACCATCAAATACAGAAAAACATGTGCACAGTAA